In Urechidicola croceus, a single window of DNA contains:
- a CDS encoding CBS domain-containing protein yields the protein MKIADYISKDVKALTLNSKIGKAKQLFDTLTFSHLPIVENKKLIGLIMESDVRTVYDDNLRLIDYKDLLNEFHAKVNDNWMDILKKFSSNETNILPVLTDDNIYIGYYELTDVLHYFNDTPLLNHEGFFIVLEKNSTDYSFSQVAQIVESNDAKLIGIFVSGFKNDMVRITLKISSEEINEIIQSFRRYGYNLLTKHKEDLYLEELKDRSNYLQKYLNI from the coding sequence ATGAAAATAGCTGATTACATATCAAAAGACGTAAAAGCCTTAACATTGAATAGTAAAATTGGTAAAGCCAAGCAACTATTTGATACACTTACATTTTCACATTTACCAATCGTAGAAAATAAAAAATTGATTGGTTTAATAATGGAAAGTGATGTAAGAACTGTGTATGATGACAACTTACGATTAATAGATTATAAAGATTTATTAAACGAATTTCATGCAAAAGTAAATGATAACTGGATGGATATTTTAAAGAAATTTTCTTCAAACGAAACTAATATACTTCCAGTATTAACAGACGACAACATCTATATAGGTTATTATGAATTAACAGATGTTTTACATTATTTTAATGATACTCCTCTTTTAAATCACGAAGGCTTTTTTATTGTATTAGAAAAAAACAGTACGGATTATTCATTTAGTCAAGTTGCTCAAATTGTAGAATCTAATGATGCTAAATTGATTGGAATTTTTGTTTCTGGTTTTAAAAATGATATGGTAAGAATCACTCTAAAAATTTCATCTGAAGAAATAAACGAAATTATACAATCCTTTAGACGATATGGATACAATCTTTTAACCAAACATAAAGAAGATTTATATTTAGAAGAACTTAAAGATCGCTCAAATTACCTTCAAAAATACCTAAATATTTAG
- a CDS encoding NAD kinase translates to MKIAIYGHYFNEDAKQYVEDLLNALDSKNANIYIEENFCKLIKSSLKIETDYNTFSNHKELNNSFDFMFTIGGDGTILRSITYIRDSNIPVIGVNIGRLGFLATVKKEQISEAIEALFNKDFKVEERVLLTVKTEPQIEELKDLNFALNEITLSRKDTASMITVETYLDEEYLTSYWADGLITSTPTGSTGYSLSCGGPVITPQAKSLVLTPVAPHNLNARPLIIPDKTKIKMKVSGRENEFFMSLDSRIATISNETDIYIEKAPFTIKMIELHKHSFIKTLRKKLLWGADTRN, encoded by the coding sequence ATGAAAATTGCAATCTACGGACATTACTTTAATGAAGACGCAAAACAATATGTTGAAGATTTATTAAATGCTTTAGACTCTAAAAATGCAAATATTTATATCGAAGAAAATTTTTGCAAACTCATAAAATCAAGTCTTAAAATAGAAACTGACTATAACACTTTCAGCAATCACAAAGAATTAAATAATTCGTTTGACTTTATGTTTACAATTGGTGGTGATGGAACAATTTTACGATCAATAACCTACATTAGAGATTCAAATATTCCAGTAATTGGTGTAAATATTGGTCGATTAGGGTTTTTAGCTACTGTTAAAAAAGAACAAATTTCTGAAGCAATTGAAGCTTTATTCAACAAAGATTTTAAAGTTGAAGAGCGTGTACTTTTAACTGTAAAAACCGAACCACAAATTGAAGAATTAAAAGATTTAAATTTCGCATTAAATGAAATTACGTTAAGTCGAAAAGATACTGCTTCAATGATTACAGTTGAAACTTATTTGGATGAAGAATACTTAACTTCATATTGGGCCGATGGACTTATCACTTCTACCCCAACAGGATCGACAGGTTATTCATTAAGTTGTGGAGGACCAGTAATTACACCACAAGCCAAAAGTTTAGTCTTAACACCTGTTGCTCCACATAATTTAAATGCCAGACCATTGATAATTCCTGACAAAACAAAAATTAAGATGAAAGTTAGTGGGCGTGAAAATGAGTTTTTTATGTCACTAGATTCCAGAATAGCAACTATAAGTAATGAGACAGATATCTATATCGAAAAAGCTCCTTTTACAATAAAAATGATCGAACTACACAAACATTCATTTATCAAAACACTTCGCAAAAAATTACTATGGGGTGCAGATACCAGAAATTAA